A window of the Podospora bellae-mahoneyi strain CBS 112042 chromosome 6, whole genome shotgun sequence genome harbors these coding sequences:
- a CDS encoding hypothetical protein (EggNog:ENOG503Q4MC; COG:S), which translates to MDAFKGFQKSLTSLGGQITPFASRTFQYTKEQLGQAEDKTELPPDYIDLEKRVDALKAVHQKMLAVTSQYSNEAYDYPPNIKETFQDLGRTVSEKVTLLSSATSPAEAQAALTAPPSAKPQPKTFHHAIARASLASSQALHQQHTSSGEDPLATALEKYALAMERVGEARLAQDAQVQSRFLAGWNTTLNTNITFATRARKAVEKARLTLDAVKARVKGTTWKLGGAAPSGRHDEQELSPEAQEEIEKAEDEFVTQTEEAVGVMKNVVDTPEPLRNLAELLAAQIEFHKKAHEILSELAPVIDGLQVEQEASRASAYSFQ; encoded by the exons ATGGACGCTTTCAAGGGTTTCCAGAAGAGTCTCAC CTCTTTGGGTGGTCAGATCACCCCCTTTGCCTCGCGCACCTTCCAGTACACCAAGGAGCAGCTGGGCCAGGCTGAGGACAAG ACCGAACTCCCACCCGACTACATCGACCTTGAGAAGCGCGTGGATGCGCTCAAGGCTGTCCACCAGAAGATGCTGGCTGTGAC CTCCCAATACTCCAACGAGGCCTACGACTACCCCCCTAATATCAAGGAGACCTTCCAGGACCTTGGTCGCACCGTCTCCGAGAAGGTTACTCTGTTGTCGAGCGCCACCTCTCCCGCCGAAGCCCAGGCTGCCCTGACCGCCCCTCCTTCGGCTAAGCCTCAACCCAAGACCTTCCATCATGCTATCGCCCGCGCTTCGTTGGCCAGCTCCCAGGCTCTCCACCAGCAACACACCTCCTCCGGTGAGGATCCTCTTGCTACTGCGCTCGAGAAGTATGCGCTCGCCATGGAGCGTGTTGGAGAGGCCCGCCTCGCCCAGGACGCCCAGGTTCAAAGCCGCTTCTTGGCTGGGTGGAACACCACCCtgaacaccaacatcaccttTGCTACCCGCGCGCGCAAGGCGGTCGAGAAGGCCAGGTTGACTTTGGATGCTGTCAAGGCCCGTGTCAAGGGCACCACCTGGAAGCTTGGTGGAGCGGCCCCTAGTGGCCGGCACGACGAGCAGGAGCTCAGCCCTGAGGCCCAAGAGGAAATTGAGAAGGCTGAGGATGAGTTTGTCACACAGaccgaggaggctgttggtgTCATGAAGAAC GTTGTCGATACTCCCGAACCCCTGCGCAACCTGGCCGAGCTCCTTGCTGCTCAGATTGAGTTCCACAAGAAGGCCCACGAGATTCTCAGTGAACTTGCCCCTGTCATTGACGGTCTGCAAGTTGAACAGGAGGCAAGTCGTGCTTCGGCTTATTCTTTCCagtag
- a CDS encoding hypothetical protein (EggNog:ENOG503NYZ9; COG:J), giving the protein MLPLGLLNAAQGHPMLVELKNGETLNGHLVLCDTWMNLTLREVVQTSPEGDKFVRLPEVYVKGNNIKYLRVPDEIIDIVKEQQQSGGGGYRGGRGGHQRGDYGGRGGGDRGRGGRGRGGRGGRGGNRGA; this is encoded by the exons ATG TTGCCTCTTGGTCTCCTTAACGCGGCGCAGGGCCACCCGATGCTGGTCGAGCTCAAGAACGGGGAGACGCTGAATGGGCATTTGGTGCTGTGCGATACTTGGATGAATTTGacgttgagggaggtggtgcagaCTAGTCCT GAGGGGGATAAGTTTGTGAGGTTGCCGGAGGTTTATGTCAAGGGGAATAAT ATTAAATACCTACGAGTTCCGGACGAGATTATCGATATTGtcaaggagcagcagcagtcgggtgggggtgggtatagagggggacggggaggacaTCAGAGAGGGGATtatggtgggaggggtgggggtgatagagggaggggtgggagagggagaggtgggaggggtgggagaggtgggaatAGGGGTGCGTGA